A stretch of Myroides oncorhynchi DNA encodes these proteins:
- a CDS encoding LysR family transcriptional regulator has product MKANLEWFRTFKAIYEIGTLSGAAKELYLTQPGVSLHINSLEAYTGFALFERTPRRMLPTERGKLLYQQILPSISHLEDVETKFKKKAGQDRITITIGMCEETFQQTLEHNIPTFDFNIIIQFGKSSYLKEQLKKGFLDLIITNESDTNKDIIYTHLAHETYQIVAGKQSCLDAFNLLKLKDKAVIEQWLITQSWYSTATEMDVLNAFWQLNFGHAAPFTANYIVPNKFSIVRCLTIGKGLGLLPDLITKGTLSENKLVKLWDGYKPLDNDLYLAKRSKTLFEDQIKQVEEVLIQEYHTMKT; this is encoded by the coding sequence ATGAAAGCAAACTTAGAATGGTTTAGAACCTTTAAAGCTATTTATGAAATTGGCACTTTAAGTGGGGCTGCTAAAGAACTATACCTCACACAACCAGGTGTAAGTCTACATATTAACTCTTTAGAAGCTTACACAGGATTTGCTTTATTTGAACGCACACCACGTAGAATGCTACCTACAGAAAGAGGCAAACTACTCTATCAACAAATACTCCCTTCTATAAGCCATTTAGAGGACGTAGAAACTAAGTTTAAGAAAAAAGCAGGACAAGATAGAATAACGATAACAATAGGAATGTGTGAAGAAACATTTCAACAGACTCTAGAACACAACATACCTACATTTGACTTTAATATAATTATACAGTTTGGCAAATCAAGCTACTTAAAAGAGCAACTTAAGAAAGGATTTTTAGACCTTATCATTACTAATGAATCAGATACAAATAAGGATATAATCTATACACACCTAGCACATGAAACTTATCAAATAGTAGCAGGAAAACAGTCTTGCCTTGATGCTTTTAACTTATTGAAATTAAAGGATAAAGCTGTAATAGAACAATGGTTGATAACACAATCATGGTATAGCACAGCTACTGAGATGGATGTTCTAAATGCATTCTGGCAATTAAACTTTGGACATGCAGCTCCTTTCACAGCGAATTACATTGTGCCAAACAAATTTTCCATAGTACGTTGTTTAACTATTGGCAAAGGACTAGGACTACTGCCTGACCTCATCACTAAAGGTACTTTAAGTGAGAATAAACTAGTCAAACTATGGGATGGGTATAAACCATTAGATAATGACTTATACTTAGCTAAACGCTCTAAAACACTATTCGAAGATCAAATAAAACAAGTAGAAGAAGTACTTATACAAGAATACCACACTATGAAAACATAA
- a CDS encoding NAD(P)H-dependent oxidoreductase codes for MKKVFVINGGQVFTHSKGQFNATLVELDIETLRDKHNLEVRVTDINDEYDLQTEVDNFVWADLIIYHVPVWWFGLPHGLKEYLDKVLTHGHRNGLYYSDGRKNESPNLNYGRGGLLLGRKYMVTSSWNAPKTAFTLKGEFFNQTSPDEGVLFGLHRMNSFLSLEPVEGMHFYDIEKNGTEELIAIYKNQYIHHLESILDLIELE; via the coding sequence ATGAAAAAAGTATTTGTAATAAATGGAGGACAGGTTTTTACACATTCAAAAGGACAATTTAATGCTACGCTAGTTGAATTAGATATTGAAACACTAAGAGATAAGCACAATCTAGAGGTAAGGGTTACTGATATTAACGATGAATATGATTTACAGACAGAGGTAGATAACTTCGTATGGGCAGATTTGATTATTTATCATGTACCAGTGTGGTGGTTTGGCTTGCCACACGGATTAAAAGAATACCTTGATAAGGTCTTGACACATGGACATCGCAATGGGCTGTATTACAGTGATGGACGTAAGAACGAAAGTCCTAATCTCAATTATGGAAGAGGAGGGTTGTTATTAGGAAGGAAATATATGGTAACTTCTTCTTGGAATGCACCTAAGACAGCTTTTACATTAAAAGGTGAGTTTTTTAATCAAACTAGCCCCGATGAGGGAGTATTGTTTGGGTTACACAGAATGAATAGTTTTTTATCTTTAGAACCAGTCGAGGGGATGCACTTCTATGATATTGAGAAGAATGGAACAGAGGAGTTGATTGCAATTTATAAAAATCAATATATACATCATTTAGAAAGTATATTAGATTTGATCGAATTAGAATAA
- a CDS encoding endonuclease I family protein encodes MKKTLLVLMGLALFTTSCTKDPIITEPTEKPDNGGGTKPDPKPEEPSEGNNGNYNIPASYEKYYSKVDFTKEGMQLKQQLAKLVKETHNPQSYTPGIWIASEYTDEDPKNTNNVLQIYSWPDIDAKDDITKKRSVPKEHKNNGSTSLPLTSLWEREHVFAQSRAVDAQKQQKKLEAGGEAPALTAIESVAGHDAHHLRAINRSTNSSRGNRKFVDSKGNSKTIGTEYYYPGDEWKGDVARMMMYMHIRYENERGGGYTKATKIGMPIDSKNGILSDEMIDLFLKWNAEDPVDDIEKRRNEYHGNPYNPVYKSSQGNRNPFIDNPELANRIWGGEYKASNLWVK; translated from the coding sequence ATGAAAAAAACACTACTAGTATTAATGGGACTAGCGTTATTCACAACATCGTGTACCAAAGATCCTATTATCACAGAACCAACAGAAAAACCTGATAACGGAGGAGGAACTAAACCTGATCCTAAACCAGAAGAACCAAGCGAAGGAAATAATGGAAATTATAATATCCCAGCTAGTTACGAAAAGTACTATAGTAAAGTAGATTTCACTAAAGAAGGAATGCAACTGAAACAACAGTTAGCTAAACTAGTAAAAGAAACACACAATCCTCAATCGTATACACCAGGTATATGGATAGCATCTGAATATACAGATGAAGACCCTAAGAATACAAACAATGTTCTACAGATATACTCTTGGCCTGATATTGATGCGAAAGATGATATCACCAAGAAAAGATCTGTGCCTAAAGAACATAAAAATAACGGTAGTACCTCACTTCCACTTACTTCACTATGGGAACGCGAACATGTATTCGCACAATCAAGAGCTGTAGATGCCCAAAAACAACAGAAAAAACTTGAAGCTGGTGGAGAAGCTCCTGCACTTACTGCAATAGAATCTGTAGCTGGTCATGATGCACATCACTTGCGTGCTATTAATAGATCGACTAACTCTTCTCGAGGAAATAGAAAATTCGTAGATAGTAAAGGTAACTCTAAAACCATTGGTACCGAATACTACTATCCTGGAGATGAATGGAAAGGTGATGTAGCTCGTATGATGATGTATATGCATATACGCTATGAGAATGAAAGAGGTGGTGGATATACTAAAGCTACAAAAATAGGAATGCCTATAGATAGTAAAAATGGTATACTGAGCGATGAAATGATCGATCTATTCTTAAAATGGAACGCAGAAGACCCAGTAGATGATATAGAAAAAAGACGCAATGAGTATCATGGTAATCCATATAACCCAGTATACAAAAGTTCACAAGGTAACCGTAACCCATTTATCGATAATCCTGAATTAGCTAACCGCATTTGGGGAGGAGAATATAAAGCTTCAAACTTATGGGTTAAATAA
- a CDS encoding endonuclease I family protein yields the protein MKILLVTIASFLLSFSGCSKDPIITEATPGKEKPTIPTKPEDGHNEKPDPGTPGDYIIPANQKEYYAVVDFSKQGKELKDQLTRLLEDTHTKNLKYTPEVWEATKATDYVPITSGKPTEVYLLYGHDNKGNSADKQAYTRAMSKQNQGGAATDTWNREHVYTQNAGNFKTKPEGIGTDIHNLRSSDTGWNGLRSNLKFIAGSGYSGKVGEGWYPGNEWKGDVARMMMYMYVRYGQQCLPSKNAIGSTANTPDGMIDLLLQWNAEDPVSEIEKRRNEYHGNTNNPYAQGNRNPFIDNPYLATQIWGGKPAHNLWVK from the coding sequence ATGAAAATATTATTAGTAACAATAGCGTCTTTCTTATTATCTTTTTCAGGTTGTAGTAAGGATCCTATTATTACAGAGGCGACACCTGGTAAAGAGAAGCCTACTATCCCAACTAAACCAGAAGATGGTCATAATGAAAAACCAGATCCCGGCACTCCAGGTGACTACATTATCCCTGCTAATCAAAAAGAATATTATGCAGTAGTAGATTTTAGTAAACAAGGTAAAGAGTTAAAAGATCAATTAACCAGGTTACTTGAAGATACGCATACAAAAAATCTTAAATATACCCCTGAAGTATGGGAAGCTACCAAGGCTACAGATTACGTTCCTATAACATCTGGAAAACCTACTGAAGTATATCTACTTTATGGTCATGATAACAAGGGAAACTCAGCTGATAAACAAGCTTATACTAGAGCTATGTCTAAACAAAACCAAGGTGGAGCTGCTACTGATACGTGGAATAGAGAGCATGTTTATACTCAAAATGCAGGGAATTTTAAAACAAAACCAGAAGGTATCGGAACTGATATTCACAATCTCCGCTCTTCAGATACAGGTTGGAATGGACTACGTAGTAACTTAAAATTCATTGCAGGTTCTGGTTATTCAGGTAAGGTAGGGGAAGGATGGTATCCTGGTAACGAATGGAAAGGTGATGTAGCACGTATGATGATGTATATGTATGTAAGATATGGACAACAATGTCTACCTTCTAAAAATGCTATTGGTAGCACTGCTAATACACCAGATGGTATGATAGATCTATTACTTCAATGGAATGCGGAAGACCCTGTATCAGAAATAGAAAAAAGACGCAATGAGTATCATGGTAATACAAATAATCCTTATGCACAAGGTAATCGAAATCCATTCATCGATAACCCATACTTAGCAACCCAAATTTGGGGAGGGAAACCAGCTCATAATTTATGGGTTAAATAG
- a CDS encoding RsmB/NOP family class I SAM-dependent RNA methyltransferase, with protein MRLHRNLVFTVIDSLLAIFNDGEYADKMVARALKKDKRWGSADRKFVAETIYEIVRWRRLYAEIAEVKDPINRDDAWRIFAVWAVLRGYKLPDWKYFENTPERRIKGRFDELTKTRKYRESIPDWMDELGVKELGEEKWTTELAAQNKQASVILRVNTLKTTRQKLYGILMDLDIETIIPEEYPDALILKERANVFMTDAFKEGLFEVQDASSQRVARLLDVQPGMRVVDTCAGAGGKTLHIASLMENKGQIIAMDIYESKQKQLKIRARRNGAFNIEYRIIEGTKTIKKLHEKADRVLIDAPCSGLGVLKRNPDSKWKLRPEFVEEIKQVQEQVLQDYSKILKSGGKMVYATCSILPSENEHQIAKFLSSEAGKDFKLVEDHKILASESGFDGFYMALLEKK; from the coding sequence ATGAGATTACACAGAAACCTTGTATTTACAGTTATCGACTCTCTTTTAGCAATATTCAACGATGGGGAATATGCGGATAAAATGGTAGCTAGAGCATTGAAAAAAGATAAACGCTGGGGAAGCGCTGATAGAAAATTCGTAGCTGAAACTATCTATGAAATCGTAAGATGGAGAAGATTATACGCAGAAATAGCAGAAGTAAAAGATCCTATCAACAGAGATGATGCATGGAGAATCTTCGCTGTATGGGCTGTACTTAGAGGATATAAATTACCTGATTGGAAATACTTTGAAAACACACCGGAACGTCGTATCAAAGGAAGATTTGATGAACTTACTAAAACTAGAAAGTACAGAGAGTCTATTCCAGATTGGATGGATGAACTAGGAGTAAAAGAATTAGGTGAAGAGAAATGGACGACAGAACTTGCAGCTCAGAATAAACAAGCTAGCGTGATTTTGCGTGTGAATACTTTAAAGACTACAAGACAAAAACTATATGGTATATTAATGGATCTAGATATAGAAACTATTATACCTGAAGAATACCCAGATGCCTTAATCCTAAAAGAAAGAGCAAATGTCTTTATGACAGACGCATTTAAAGAGGGGTTATTCGAAGTTCAAGATGCTTCTTCGCAGCGAGTAGCTAGATTATTAGATGTACAACCTGGTATGCGTGTAGTAGATACATGTGCTGGTGCTGGTGGTAAGACACTACACATTGCTTCTCTTATGGAAAATAAGGGACAAATCATCGCTATGGACATCTACGAAAGTAAACAAAAACAGCTTAAAATCAGAGCGCGAAGAAACGGTGCATTCAATATTGAATACCGTATCATCGAGGGTACTAAGACAATCAAAAAACTTCACGAAAAAGCAGATCGTGTACTTATAGATGCTCCATGTAGTGGATTAGGAGTACTTAAAAGAAACCCTGATAGCAAGTGGAAACTTAGACCTGAGTTTGTAGAAGAAATAAAACAAGTACAAGAACAAGTATTACAAGACTATTCTAAAATACTTAAATCTGGTGGAAAAATGGTATATGCTACTTGCTCTATCTTACCTTCTGAAAACGAACATCAGATCGCTAAATTCTTAAGCTCAGAAGCTGGTAAAGATTTTAAATTAGTAGAAGATCACAAGATATTAGCTAGTGAGTCTGGATTTGACGGATTCTATATGGCTTTATTAGAAAAAAAATAA
- a CDS encoding RNA polymerase sigma factor — MVDEIALLHRLKNNDTKHEAFRDLISAYQERLYMHIRTIVLNHDDTDDVLQETFIKVYQNIDTFKGNSQLFSWLYRIATNQALDFLRQKSKKLNILDTEFNDYLVNQLEADSLFDGDEAELLLQKAIASLPQKQQLVFKMKYYEDLNYQSISEILQTSVGALKASYHHAVKKIEQFLEAN, encoded by the coding sequence TTGGTAGACGAAATTGCACTTTTACATCGATTAAAAAATAACGACACAAAACATGAAGCATTTCGCGATTTGATCTCTGCATATCAGGAGAGACTGTATATGCATATACGAACTATCGTACTTAATCACGATGATACAGATGATGTATTACAAGAAACGTTTATTAAAGTATATCAAAATATCGATACTTTTAAAGGCAATAGTCAATTGTTCTCTTGGCTATATAGAATAGCTACCAATCAAGCATTAGACTTTCTAAGGCAGAAGAGCAAGAAACTCAATATCCTTGACACAGAATTTAACGACTATCTAGTGAACCAATTAGAGGCGGATAGTTTGTTCGATGGAGATGAAGCAGAACTATTACTTCAAAAAGCAATAGCATCTCTACCTCAGAAACAACAATTAGTCTTTAAAATGAAGTACTACGAAGATTTAAACTATCAATCCATATCAGAAATATTACAGACTAGTGTAGGCGCACTAAAAGCTTCTTATCACCACGCTGTCAAAAAAATAGAACAATTTTTAGAAGCAAATTAA
- a CDS encoding HAD family hydrolase, with translation MVKTVIFDMDGVIVDTEPVHRYAYHTHFRELGINVSEHVYNSFTGHSTKNTYERIKELYGVEGEVQSLVLRKRALFNESFDTKPDLELIEGVRELIEGLHAKGIELIVGSSASKSTIDRVFTRFGLYPFFSHIVSGEDLPKSKPDPAIFLKAASLAKHNAVEDCMVIEDSTNGIKAANAADIRVIGYKSANSKQQDYTGANHIVHDFRDIDADYIINL, from the coding sequence ATGGTTAAGACTGTTATATTTGACATGGATGGTGTTATCGTAGATACAGAGCCAGTACACAGATATGCTTATCATACACACTTTAGAGAATTAGGTATTAATGTGTCTGAACATGTATATAATTCATTTACTGGGCATTCTACTAAAAACACTTACGAGCGAATTAAAGAATTATATGGTGTAGAAGGGGAGGTACAATCGCTGGTATTGAGAAAGAGAGCTTTGTTTAACGAATCATTTGATACCAAACCAGATTTAGAATTAATAGAAGGTGTACGCGAACTTATAGAAGGACTGCATGCAAAAGGAATCGAACTTATCGTGGGATCTTCTGCTTCTAAGAGTACGATAGATAGAGTGTTCACTCGTTTTGGATTGTATCCTTTCTTTAGTCATATCGTCAGTGGTGAAGATTTACCTAAGTCTAAACCTGATCCAGCGATATTCTTAAAGGCGGCCTCATTAGCTAAGCATAATGCTGTAGAAGATTGTATGGTGATAGAAGATAGTACGAATGGGATTAAGGCGGCTAATGCAGCTGATATTAGAGTAATCGGATATAAAAGTGCTAACTCAAAACAACAAGATTATACTGGGGCAAACCATATAGTACATGATTTTAGAGACATAGACGCGGATTATATAATTAATTTGTAG
- a CDS encoding DUF2892 domain-containing protein: MFHRYIKLGIAAVLFAVSIWQFVEGNIGNGIFLLFLISLVILLYYKNEFILLAFLKLRKQDFDGAKKWLDKIKNPDTALVRKQNGYYNYLLGIMCSQTNLNASEKYMKKAIEFGLNMDQDLAMAKLQLAGIAMTKRRKLEATKLLSEAQKLDKQGALKDQVKMMKQQMKKI; the protein is encoded by the coding sequence ATGTTTCATAGATATATTAAATTAGGTATCGCTGCAGTATTATTTGCAGTTTCGATTTGGCAATTTGTAGAAGGTAATATCGGTAACGGTATTTTCTTATTATTCCTTATTTCATTAGTAATATTACTTTACTATAAAAACGAGTTTATCCTATTAGCGTTTTTAAAGCTTAGAAAACAAGACTTTGATGGAGCTAAGAAATGGTTAGATAAAATCAAAAATCCTGATACAGCATTAGTGCGTAAACAGAACGGATATTATAATTACCTATTGGGTATTATGTGTTCACAGACTAACTTAAACGCTTCTGAAAAGTATATGAAGAAAGCAATAGAGTTTGGTCTTAATATGGATCAGGACTTAGCTATGGCTAAATTACAGTTGGCTGGTATAGCAATGACAAAAAGAAGAAAATTAGAAGCAACCAAGTTATTAAGCGAAGCACAGAAGCTAGATAAACAAGGGGCTCTAAAAGATCAAGTAAAAATGATGAAACAACAAATGAAGAAAATCTAA